From the genome of Bacteroidota bacterium:
CACCACCGTAAGCGTAGTAGCACTGGCGCAATTATCATTGGCGGGTTGGGCAAATGCGTTTACACTAAAAAACATTAAGGCAACTGCGTATGTAAGATGTTTTTGCACTGTAAAAAATTACTTGGGCTTTACAATTGCTTCTTTCTTTTTGTTTTTTTCTTCTTCCTTTTTTTTCTCTTGTTCAAAATATAATTGTTGGTCTCTCACATCAATTACTTCATGCCGAACAGGGATATCAGGGTTTATTTTATCTTCTGCTTTTGAAGAACCTACATCAATTTGTTTTTCTGAATTTTCGAAGTAAATATCTGGCTTTTGCTCAGCGGTCTTCTGCGTTTGCCCGCTCTGCGCAAAACACCAGCAGGATATAAAGAAAGAAAAAAGAAATGTAAAAAATAGTTTCATGATGTAATGGTTTTTACTCTTCTACTCTACAAATTTATGCAATCAATAGGTAATAGTATGACAAATGGCAGGATATTTATCATCCCCCCCCAGCTTTTAGACGAATGACAGGTTTTCTTAGACGAGTGGGGGGATTCCTGTAAGTTGTAACTGCTCCTTGCGGAGCAGATGAAATTCTCTAGCAGATCCCAGCGCTATTTGTCGGTTGCTTCAATGGGCGCTTCGCCCACATATTTGCCGTCTTTGTAAAAAGAGATGTGCTCAAGCATGCCGGCTGTGTTGTAGATATAATCCTTGCCATCTATCAGGCGGAAATTTTTAAACGTGCCGTCCTTTGACATCTGCCTGTTCTGGTTAAAAAGTTTGGCGTAGCCGTTTCCGTCAAAGGGTTTTTGCGCTTCGTTTGTTTTTTCGGTTTTCGCATCCGCCATTTTGGCCGGCTCTTTTGTTGCAGTGGTTTCGGTTTTAACTATCATTTCTTTTTTCGGCTCAAACAATTTTGTTTTTTCCTCGTCCAGCGTTCCATCGTTAAATACTTTTTCATCGCGCTTGTCGCCATTTTCATAATAGCCCACCCAGGTGCCGGCTTCTTTTCCTTCTTTCATTTCTCCTTTCATCATCAGCTGCCCGTTATCGTAATAATAGGTTTGCTCACCCTCTCTTTTTCCTCCTTTGGTATATTTGAAATCACAAAACGTCTGCCCGTTCTCGTGGTAGGATTTGAATTCTCCCACCCAGCGGTTGTTTTCCCACACGCCTTCCTCCATCAGTTTTCCGTTTTCCTGATACATTTTTGCATATCCGCTTGCGCGGTTGTTGGTATAGGTGATTTCTCCTTTCAGGTTTCCATTCGGAAAATAGGTTTTCCAGATGCCGGCTTTTTTGCTGTCGGCATAATTGCCCTCTTCCACTTTTGCATCAGTGGGATAGTTGGGAAGTTTTTTGATGCTGTTGAATACAATCCAATAGCCCTGCCGGAGCCCCGCAGCATCCACCGCGTTGAGCGTGTCGCCAGCATAAACATACGATGCCTGAAAGAAAATAAAAAGGATTACCAGTTTATGGAGAAGATTTTTGGAGAAGATTTTTTCAGCCGCCATTTCTTTCATCTGTAAATTATTTTTTTACGAAGCGGATCACTGCCATCAATAGAACAGGCGAATATCTAAACAAAAATCGGGAAAGTCCTAATGATCAGGCAACATTTCGACCAGTTGTTGTTTTTCTTAGATGAAATAGGCGCTCTACAT
Proteins encoded in this window:
- a CDS encoding toxin-antitoxin system YwqK family antitoxin; protein product: MKEMAAEKIFSKNLLHKLVILFIFFQASYVYAGDTLNAVDAAGLRQGYWIVFNSIKKLPNYPTDAKVEEGNYADSKKAGIWKTYFPNGNLKGEITYTNNRASGYAKMYQENGKLMEEGVWENNRWVGEFKSYHENGQTFCDFKYTKGGKREGEQTYYYDNGQLMMKGEMKEGKEAGTWVGYYENGDKRDEKVFNDGTLDEEKTKLFEPKKEMIVKTETTATKEPAKMADAKTEKTNEAQKPFDGNGYAKLFNQNRQMSKDGTFKNFRLIDGKDYIYNTAGMLEHISFYKDGKYVGEAPIEATDK